Proteins from a single region of Hermetia illucens chromosome 3, iHerIll2.2.curated.20191125, whole genome shotgun sequence:
- the LOC119652454 gene encoding uncharacterized protein LOC119652454, with product MAQTSLLCRSYLLFVVFLIVGVLAQYEWQSKDNFDAIKFKFDKVSGDNCPIQHVSDLYLPEDTISHKPNIKEININPVFPNRTALLHLHNMALSRSFFWSYILQSRFIRPAINDTYDPGMMYYFLSTVADVSANPYINASAIYFAPNCSYSSSYRGFFNKTFPRFAPRTFRQDDFNDPIHLQKISTMNTFEITDLGATPEEAFSKDYTSDLYKINEWYKTWLPDEVGVRHDTKTTYQVQIRYANNTNETFTFHGPPGADEEPGPVKWTRPYFDCGRSNKWLVAAVTPIADIYPRHTQFRHIEYPKYTGIAVLEMDFERIDINQCPKGEGNNKPNRFAGTARCKEETTECEPLQGWGFRRGGYQCRCKPGFRIPSNIRRPFLGEIIERASAEQYYNGFDCLKIGWVQKQPIQWERAPYRIREKHLDRRPEYRNYTTGPSSLHTERMNVDQAIKFIHGVNENTCKNFHPQDLILHGDISFGAKEQFENEAKMAVRLANFISAFLQVSDPNEVYSGRRVADKPLTEDQMIGETLALVLGNTRVWAAGTYWERNKFTNRTYFAPFAYKQQLNTRKFKVEDLARLNKTGEIYTEQTWFQSLKQRWSTNFDDLQKYYLKIRIRHNETGDHLQKYERYPTFYRAGNLKHGFWSQPRFDCNGYVKKWLITYAAPFFGWDSLKVKLEFKGVVAVSMDMLQLDVNQCADKFYAPNAFKDTHKCDEKTSYCVPILGRGFETGGYKCECLQGFEYPFEDLITYYDGQLVEAEFQNIVEDKETRYDMFKCRLAGASAIRAASTLIAGLLILMASLVYRFR from the exons ATGGCACAAACCTCGCTCCTGTGTCGGAGCTATTTGCTTTTCGTCGTTTTCCTAATAGTGGGCGTGTTAGCACAATATGAGTGGCAATCAAAGGACAATTTCGACGCgattaaattcaaatttgataaaGTAAGCGGCGACAATTGCCCCATCCAGCATGTCTCGGACCTCTACTTGCCGGAGGACACGATTTCCCACAAGCCCAACATAAAGGAGATCAACATAAATCCAGTCTTCCCGAACAGGACGGCTCTCCTTCATTTGCATAACATGGCCCTGAGCAGATCGTTTTTCTGGAGCTACATTCTTCAGAGCAGATTCATCAGACCCGCTATAAACGACACTTACGATCCGGGAATGATGTACTACTTCCTTTCCACCGTGGCGGACGTCTCGGCGAATCCCTACATAAACGCTAGTGCGATCTACTTCGCCCCGAACTGCTCCTACTCGTCCTCGTATCGTGGATTCTTCAATAAAACATTCCCGCGTTTCGCCCCGAGAACATTCAGGCAAGATGACTTCAATGATCCAATCCATCTGCAGAAGATCTCCACAATGAATACGTTCGAAATCACCGATTTGGGGGCTACGCCGGAAGAAGCGTTTTCGAAGGACTACACCTCGGATTTGTACAAAATCAATGAATGGTATAAAACGTGGCTGCCTGATGAAGTGGGCGTCAGGCACGACACGAAGACAACTTACCAAGTTCAGATCCGGTACGCGAACAACACCAACGAGACATTCACCTTCCACGGCCCGCCTGGAGCTGACGAAGAGCCCGGACCGGTGAAGTGGACGCGGCCCTATTTCGATTGCGGACGCTCTAATAAGTGGCTGGTAGCGGCGGTGACCCCCATTGCGGACATCTACCCCCGACACACTCAATTCAGGCACATCGAATACCCCAA ATACACAGGAATTGCCGTTTTGGAAATGGACTTTGAAAGGATAGACATAAACCAGTGTCCGAAGGGCGAGGGTAACAACAAACCGAATCGTTTTGCCGGGACGGCGCGGTGTAAGGAAGAAACGACGGAATGCGAGCCGCTGCAGGGTTGGGGCTTTAGGAGAGGAGGCTATCAGTGTCGCTGCAAGCCGGGCTTTCGAATACCGAGCAACATACGAAGGCCGTTCCTGGGCGAGATAATAGAGAGAGCCTCGGCCGAACAGTACTACAACGGATTCGACTGCCTAAAGATCGGAT GGGTCCAAAAACAACCAATACAATGGGAGAGGGCTCCGTATCGCATCCGGGAAAAGCATCTCGACCGCAGGCCAGAGTATCGAAACTACACGACCGGGCCCAGCTCACTTCACACTGAGCGAATGAATGTCGACCAGGCAATCAAATTCATTCACGGAGTCAACGAGAATACTTGCAAAAA CTTCCATCCTCAGGATCTGATTTTGCATGGGGACATCAGCTTTGGCGCAAAAGagcaatttgaaaatgaagcGAAGATGGCGGTCCGATTGGCGAACTTTATCAGCGCGTTTTTGCAG GTCTCAGATCCCAACGAAGTCTACTCCGGTCGTCGAGTAGCTGACAAGCCTTTAACTGAAGATCAAATGATTGGCGAAACTTTAGCTTTGGTTTTAGGCAACACTCGCGTCTGGGCCGCCGGCACATATTGGGAGCGAAATAAATTCACAAATCGGACATACTTCGCTCCGTTTGCCTACAAACAACAGTTGAATACCAGAAAGTTCAAAGTTGAAGATTTGGCGCGATTGAATAAGACTGGTGAAATCTATACTGAACAAACATGGTTCCAGTCGTTGAAGCAGCGCTGGTCGACTAATTTCGACGATTTGCagaaatattacttgaaaattAGGATTCGACACAACGAGACGGGGGATCATCTTCAGAAATATGAACGCTATCCGACTTTCTATCGAGCGGGGAATTTGAAACATGGATTCTGGTCACAACCTCGGTTTGATTGCAATGGTTATGTGAAGAAATGGCTGATTACATATGCAGCACCGTTCTTTGGTTGGGATAGCTTGAAAGTGAAGCTGGAATTTAA AGGCGTTGTGGCAGTATCGATGGACATGCTACAATTGGATGTGAACCAATGCGCGGATAAGTTTTATGCcccgaatgcattcaaggaTACCCACAAATGCGACGAGAAAACCTCATAT TGCGTTCCCATCCTCGGTCGTGGCTTTGAAACTGGTGGTTACAAATGTGAATGTCTGCAAGGCTTCGAGTATCCTTTCGAAGATTTAATTACTTACTACGATGGTCAACTTGTAGAAGCCGAATTCCAGAATATCGTGGAAGATAAGGAGACTAGATACGACATGTTCAAATGTCGGTTGGCCGGAGCGTCAGCAATAAGGGCAGCATCAACGTTAATTGCGGGGCTTTTAATCCTCATGGCATCACTGGTATATAGATTTAGATAA